One Papaver somniferum cultivar HN1 chromosome 10, ASM357369v1, whole genome shotgun sequence genomic window carries:
- the LOC113316148 gene encoding uncharacterized protein LOC113316148, translating to MDTIADFCLTGNIDPKHNSTFITLVPKKDHIETIKYCRPICLLTSVYKIIAKVLTSRLKFVMDKLISPVQCAYIEERHIIDGTLIANELVDSRLRSKKAGIVCKIDLEKDLDRFLSMEVLLDTLKVQEELDKVVPYLHSCLKVNNSKTRLAAIGDVPELHTWAAELGCATDSLPFIYLAPASVLKILSKKMRNFLWEHDSGSKISHLVLWDLVLAPISRGGLVWIPNKVSTPLGVSCWRAIAGNNVLIATNSSLIIHSGQQISFWNDLWIGNTSLSGAFPLLYKICRNKRATLADMITIESSWKFDFKRCMTDIEALEFTSLLVLIGDSPLVLDALPDTRRWSLNTTGIFSVKSLYSKMIEAKGVDNFPAQFIWKSEIPPKVKFLVWCLVHGKLNTIDNLNHKGMTLYSSCILCGNYEESQEHLFIHCKVTRKLWQSLSPRDWAWVFPNSFLSLANGWDNNHFSNNGKFIMGLIPAAIVWVVFRERNCRIFEEKYIRLIWI from the exons ATGGATACCATTGCCGATTTCTGCTTAACTGGTAATATTGATCCTAAACATAATTCAACTTTTATTACTTTAGTTCCAAAGAAAGATCATATTGAAACTATAAAATATTGTAGACCCATTTGTTTATTAACTAGTGTCTACAAAATCATTGCTAAAGTGCTTACTTCAAGACTGAAATTTGTTATGGATAAACTGATATCTCCAGTTCAATGTGCTTACATTGAGGAAAGACATATAATTGATGGTACCCTAATTGCTAATGAGTTAGTTGACTCTAGACTCAGATCAAAAAAAGCTGGCATTGTTTGCAAAATAGATCTTGAGAAAGATCTTGATAGG TTCTTATCAATGGAAGTGCTTTTGGATACTTTAAAAGTTCAAGAGGAGTTAGATAAGGTTGTCCCATATCTCCACTCTT GTCTTAAAGTTAACAATTCAAAAACAAGACTTGCTGCCATTGGGGATGTTCCTGAACTTCATACATGGGCTGCTGAATTAGGGTGTGCTACTGATTCTTTGCCATTCATATATCTGG CACCAGCTTCTGTGCTTAAAATTCTCAGTAAGAAAATGAGAAATTTCTTGTGGGAGCATGATTCTGGATCAAAGATTTCACATCTAGTGCTATGGGATTTGGTTTTAGCACCTATTTCTAGAGGTGGTCTAG TTTGGATTCCTAACAAGGTTAGCACTCCACTTGGTGTTTCTTGTTGGAGAGCAATTGCTGGCAATAATGTTTTAATTGCTACAAACTCAAGTCTTATTATTCACTCTGGCCAGCAAATATCTTTCTGGAATGATCTTTGGATTGGAAATACTTCTTTGTCAGGTGCTTTCCCACTTCTATACAAAATCTGCAGAAACAAACGTGCAACGCTAGCTGACATGATTACTATTGAAAGTAGCTGGAAGTTTGATTTTAAAAGGTGTATGACTGATATTGAAGCACTGGAGTTTACTTCTCTTCTTGTTCTAATTGGAGATTCTCCTCTTGTGTTAGATGCTTTACCAGACACAAGAAGATGGTCTCTCAACACTACAGGTATTTTTAGTGTGAAGTCTCTTTATTCTAAAATGATTGAAGCTAAGGGTGTAGATAACTTTCCGGCTCAGTTTATTTGGAAGTCTGAAATTCCTCCTAAAGTAAAGTTTCTAGTATGGTGTTTGGTGCATGGTAAACTTAATACAATTGATAATCTTAATCACAAAGGAATGACACTCTACAGCTCTTGCATTTTATGTGGGAATTATGAAGAATCTCAAGAACATCTTTTTATCCATTGTAAAGTTACTAGGAAGTTATGGCAGTCTTTATCTCCAAGAGACTGGGCATGGGTTTTTCCGAATTCTTTCTTGTCATTAGCAAATGGCTGGGATAATAATCATTTCTCAAACAACGGTAAATTCATTATGGGTTTGATTCCTGCTGCGATTGTCTGGGTTGTTTTCCGTGAGAGGAATTGCAGAATCTTTGAAGAGAAGTATATAAGACTGATATGGATATGA
- the LOC113316149 gene encoding uncharacterized protein LOC113316149 yields MSISCINKADNFKWVLTNVYGPNKPTERDDFWMELDNASRLWDLPWCLGGDFNVILKCDEKKGCTKITKSMRDFANFIYTHDLIDLPMKVSRYTWSNGQSNLVMSRLDRFLLSPSFEAHYPFASQLAKDEPTSDHIPLLLDISDSSWGSSPFRFEVMWFLENGFIKLLEDWWQSFCFAGTASTVLWLKLKALKEKLQIWNKEVFGITNSKLNLILEEIQDIYGYAEDNILTENMVNEKIKLKKNLKKLLR; encoded by the coding sequence ATGTCTATCTCTTGTATCAATAAAGCTGACAATTTTAAATGGGTCCTCACAAATGTTTATGGTCCTAACAAGCCTACTGAGAGAGATGATTTCTGGATGGAGTTAGATAATGCTTCAAGACTCTGGGACCTGCCATGGTGTCTTGGAGGTGACTTTAATGTCATTCTGAAGTGTGATGAAAAAAAGGGTTGTACCAAAATCACTAAAAGCATGAGAGATTTTGCTAACTTCATCTACACTCATGATCTTATTGATCTTCCCATGAAAGTTTCTAGGTACACTTGGTCTAATGGCCAGTCTAATCTTGTCATGTCTAGATTAGATAGATTCCTTCTTTCCCCCTCTTTTGAAGCTCACTATCCTTTTGCCTCCCAACTTGCTAAAGATGAACCTACCTCAGATCATATCCCTCTTCTCCTAgacatttcagattcttcttgGGGTTCTAGTCCATTTAGGTTTGAAGTTATGTGGTTTTTGGAGAATGGTTTCATTAAATTATTAGAGGATTGGTGGCAATCTTTCTGTTTTGCAGGTACAGCTAGCACTGTTCTTTGGCTAAAGTTGAAGGCACTAAAAGAGAAGCTGCAGATATGGAATAAGGAGGTGTTTGGCATCACCAACTCTAAGCTTAACCTGATTCTTGAGGAAATACAAGACATATATGGTTATGCAGAAGATAACATCTTAACTGAAAACATGGTGAATGAGAAGATTAAGTtgaagaaaaatttgaaaaaGTTACTAAGATGA